In Pseudomonas sp. MM213, a genomic segment contains:
- the icd gene encoding NADP-dependent isocitrate dehydrogenase: protein MGYKKIQVPAVGDKITVNADHSLNVPNNPIIPFIEGDGIGVDISPVMIKVVDAAVKKAYGGERKISWMEVYAGEKATQVYDQDTWLPQETLDAVKDYVVSIKGPLTTPVGGGIRSLNVALRQQLDLYVCLRPVRWFEGVPSPVKKPGDVDMTIFRENSEDIYAGIEWKAGSPEATKVIKFLKEEMGVTKIRFDENCGIGVKPVSLQGTKRLARKALQYVVDNDRDSLTIVHKGNIMKFTEGAFKEWAYEVAAEEFGATLLDGGPWMQFKNPKTGKNVIVKDAIADAMLQQILLRPAEYDVIATLNLNGDYLSDALAAEVGGIGIAPGANLSDTIAMFEATHGTAPKYAGKDQVNPGSLILSAEMMLRHLGWTEAADLIIKGTNGAIFAKTVTYDFERLMDGAKLVSSSGFGDALISHM from the coding sequence ATGGGATACAAGAAGATTCAGGTTCCAGCAGTCGGCGACAAAATCACCGTCAACGCGGACCATTCTCTCAATGTTCCTAACAACCCGATCATCCCCTTCATCGAAGGCGATGGTATTGGCGTTGATATCAGCCCGGTCATGATCAAGGTTGTCGATGCTGCTGTTAAGAAGGCTTACGGCGGCGAGCGCAAAATTTCCTGGATGGAAGTCTACGCCGGGGAGAAAGCGACTCAGGTTTACGATCAGGACACCTGGCTGCCTCAGGAAACCCTGGACGCAGTCAAGGATTACGTGGTTTCCATCAAGGGCCCTCTGACCACGCCGGTCGGCGGCGGCATTCGTTCCCTGAACGTGGCCCTGCGTCAGCAACTCGACCTGTACGTTTGCCTGCGCCCGGTGCGCTGGTTCGAAGGCGTGCCTAGCCCGGTCAAGAAGCCAGGCGACGTCGACATGACCATCTTCCGTGAAAACTCGGAAGACATTTATGCCGGTATCGAGTGGAAGGCCGGTTCGCCGGAAGCGACCAAGGTCATCAAGTTCCTCAAAGAAGAAATGGGCGTCACCAAGATCCGTTTCGACGAAAACTGCGGTATCGGCGTCAAGCCGGTGTCCCTGCAAGGCACCAAGCGTCTGGCGCGCAAGGCCCTGCAGTACGTGGTCGACAACGACCGCGACTCGCTGACCATCGTGCACAAAGGCAACATCATGAAGTTCACCGAAGGTGCCTTCAAGGAATGGGCCTACGAAGTGGCGGCTGAAGAGTTCGGCGCGACCCTGCTCGATGGCGGTCCGTGGATGCAGTTCAAGAACCCGAAAACCGGCAAGAACGTCATCGTCAAGGATGCCATCGCCGACGCCATGCTCCAGCAGATCCTGCTGCGCCCGGCCGAGTACGATGTGATCGCGACCCTGAACCTGAACGGCGACTACCTCTCCGACGCCCTGGCGGCGGAAGTGGGCGGTATCGGTATTGCACCGGGTGCCAACCTGTCCGACACCATCGCCATGTTCGAAGCGACCCACGGTACTGCGCCGAAGTACGCCGGCAAGGACCAGGTCAACCCGGGTTCGCTGATTCTTTCCGCCGAGATGATGCTGCGTCACCTGGGCTGGACCGAAGCGGCCGACCTGATCATCAAGGGCACCAACGGCGCGATTTTCGCGAAGACCGTGACCTATGACTTCGAACGTCTGATGGACGGCGCGAAGCTGGTGTCGTCTTCCGGGTTTGGCGATGCACTGATTTCGCACATGTAA
- the clpS gene encoding ATP-dependent Clp protease adapter ClpS gives MHAISQIRLTFNQDRPDLHDDDSAGIAVQEAKPALQAPPMYKVVLFNDDYTPMDFVVEVLEVFFNLNRELATKVMLAVHTEGRAVCGVFTRDIAETKAMQVNQYARESQHPLLCEIEKDG, from the coding sequence ATGCATGCAATCAGCCAGATTCGACTAACATTCAATCAGGATCGCCCTGATTTACACGACGACGATTCCGCAGGCATTGCTGTTCAGGAGGCCAAGCCTGCTTTACAGGCGCCGCCGATGTACAAGGTGGTTTTGTTTAATGATGACTACACACCGATGGATTTCGTCGTCGAAGTGCTCGAGGTGTTTTTTAACCTGAATCGCGAGCTGGCGACCAAGGTCATGCTGGCCGTCCACACAGAAGGACGGGCAGTATGTGGAGTGTTTACCCGCGACATTGCCGAGACCAAGGCCATGCAGGTCAACCAGTACGCCAGGGAAAGCCAGCATCCGCTACTCTGTGAAATCGAGAAGGACGGTTAA
- a CDS encoding IS481 family transposase: MPWDTRDTMSLKEEFVALARQPGSNKRELCRRFGISPQTAYKWLNRYETHGQSGLQEKSRRPATSPKLTPAALEAEVLALRQEHPAWGGRTISIILKKQIAPSTVTNVLRRHGLIQPAQNEQEAKLRFEHDAPNDLWQMDFKGHFSTQEGRCHPLTLLDDHSRFNLAIQACDNERGATVKEKMIEVFQRFGLPARINVDNGPPWGSPRNPGEITELSIWLIRLGIRISFSRPYHPQTNGKIERFHRSLKAEVLEGRQFSTVKEAQSAFDRWREVYNLQRPHQALNYQVPMDRYRSSPWAYPQQLSEFEYGPDDVLAKVYHSRFRFQKRYFSIAKGLVGQHIAIRPNPERNGLFDVYFCHHFLRTFDVSKPDYGS, encoded by the coding sequence ATGCCCTGGGACACGAGAGATACCATGAGCCTGAAAGAAGAGTTTGTTGCCTTAGCACGGCAACCCGGCAGCAATAAACGAGAACTGTGTCGACGGTTCGGCATCAGTCCGCAAACGGCCTACAAGTGGCTCAACCGCTACGAGACACACGGTCAGTCGGGACTGCAAGAGAAGTCCCGCAGACCTGCAACCAGCCCCAAGCTGACCCCTGCTGCTTTGGAGGCCGAAGTCTTAGCCCTCAGGCAAGAACATCCCGCATGGGGCGGACGCACAATCAGCATCATCTTGAAAAAGCAGATCGCTCCCAGCACCGTCACCAATGTCCTGCGCAGGCACGGGCTGATTCAGCCTGCTCAGAATGAGCAAGAGGCCAAGCTGAGATTTGAACACGATGCGCCTAACGATCTGTGGCAGATGGATTTCAAGGGGCACTTCTCAACGCAAGAAGGCCGATGCCACCCCCTGACTTTGTTGGACGACCACTCACGATTCAATTTGGCTATTCAGGCCTGCGATAACGAGCGCGGAGCCACGGTGAAGGAAAAGATGATTGAGGTATTCCAGCGCTTCGGATTACCAGCACGCATCAATGTTGATAACGGCCCGCCATGGGGCTCACCGCGCAACCCAGGTGAAATCACAGAGCTGAGTATCTGGCTGATTCGTTTAGGAATCCGGATCAGCTTCAGCCGCCCTTACCATCCCCAAACCAATGGGAAGATCGAGCGCTTCCACCGTTCACTCAAAGCCGAAGTGCTTGAGGGGCGTCAATTTTCCACGGTCAAGGAGGCTCAATCCGCGTTTGATCGATGGCGGGAGGTTTATAACCTGCAACGGCCTCATCAAGCGTTGAACTATCAAGTGCCGATGGACCGGTATCGCTCTAGCCCCTGGGCTTATCCGCAGCAACTATCGGAGTTTGAATACGGGCCGGACGATGTGTTGGCCAAGGTTTATCACAGCCGATTTCGCTTTCAGAAACGCTATTTCAGCATCGCCAAGGGCTTGGTTGGGCAGCACATCGCAATACGGCCCAACCCTGAAAGAAATGGACTCTTTGACGTCTACTTCTGCCATCACTTCCTAAGAACGTTCGACGTGAGCAAACCTGACTATGGGTCATAA
- a CDS encoding cold shock domain-containing protein: MAVGKVKWFNNAKGFGFINTDTSEGRHEDGCLIDFFAHYSAIEMDGYKTLKAGQLVKFEIVQGPKGLHAVKITAAPASNELPTPAPHKETVSN, from the coding sequence ATGGCTGTCGGTAAGGTGAAATGGTTCAACAATGCCAAAGGGTTCGGTTTCATCAATACCGACACCAGTGAAGGTCGCCACGAGGATGGTTGCCTTATTGATTTCTTCGCCCATTATTCCGCCATTGAAATGGACGGGTACAAAACCCTCAAGGCCGGGCAACTCGTGAAATTCGAGATCGTCCAGGGCCCTAAAGGCCTGCACGCCGTGAAGATTACGGCGGCGCCTGCCTCTAACGAACTGCCCACACCCGCCCCCCACAAAGAAACAGTGTCGAACTGA
- the aat gene encoding leucyl/phenylalanyl-tRNA--protein transferase: MLTWLQRNTLTFPPLEKAMRDPNGLLAAGGDLSADRLIQAYRHGCFPWFSEGQPILWWSPDPRTVLFPDELHVSRSLNKLLRQQRYQVTFDQDFAAVIRACAAPRDYADGTWITEAMQNAYLALHQRGYAHSVEVWDQGELVGGLYGLAMGQLFFGESMFSRADNASKFGFATLVKHLKDSGFVLIDCQMPTDHLHSLGARAIPRREFARYLAQHLDQPSRATWVC, translated from the coding sequence ATGCTGACTTGGTTACAACGCAACACCCTGACCTTCCCGCCGCTGGAAAAAGCCATGCGCGATCCCAACGGATTGCTGGCTGCGGGTGGCGATCTGTCCGCCGATCGTCTGATTCAGGCCTATCGCCATGGCTGCTTTCCGTGGTTTTCGGAAGGCCAGCCGATCCTCTGGTGGTCGCCGGATCCGCGTACCGTGCTGTTTCCCGACGAACTGCACGTCTCACGCAGCCTGAACAAACTGCTGCGTCAGCAACGCTATCAAGTGACCTTTGATCAGGATTTTGCCGCGGTCATTCGCGCGTGCGCTGCACCGCGCGATTATGCCGACGGGACCTGGATCACCGAAGCGATGCAGAACGCCTACCTGGCGCTGCACCAGCGGGGCTACGCGCATTCGGTGGAGGTCTGGGATCAGGGCGAACTGGTCGGCGGGCTCTATGGCCTGGCAATGGGGCAGTTGTTCTTCGGCGAATCCATGTTCAGCCGCGCCGACAACGCCTCCAAATTCGGCTTTGCCACCCTGGTCAAACATCTGAAAGACTCGGGTTTCGTGCTGATCGACTGCCAGATGCCCACCGATCATTTGCACAGCCTGGGCGCCCGCGCCATTCCTCGTCGCGAGTTTGCCCGCTATCTTGCGCAGCATCTGGACCAACCCAGCCGTGCCACCTGGGTTTGCTGA
- a CDS encoding DNA translocase FtsK, with protein MKKSTAAPKPAVVPLWRQHLHYRLKEGALIAIGGLCLFLMMALLTYGKDDPGWSHNSKIDDVQNFGGPVGSYSADILFMVLGYFAYIFPLLLAVKTYQIFRQRHEPWQWSGWLFSWRLIGLVFLVLSGAALAHIHFHAPTGLPAGAGGALGESLGDLARNALNIQGSTLLFIALFLFGLTVFTDLSWFKVMDVTGKITLDLFEVFQGAANRWWAARVERKQLVAQLREVDDRVHEVVAPTVTDKREQAKVKERLIEREQALSKHMSDREKQVPPVIAPAPPKPAAPSQRVEKEKQAPLFVDSAVEGTLPPISILDPAEKKQLNYSPESLAAVGHLLEIKLKEFGVEVSVDSIHPGPVITRYEIQPAAGVKVSRIANLAKDLARSLAVTSVRVVEVIPGKTTVGIEIPNEDRQIVRFSEVLSTPEYDNFKSPVTLALGHDIGGKPVITDLAKMPHLLVAGTTGSGKSVGVNAMILSILFKSGPEDAKLIMIDPKMLELSIYEGIPHLLCPVVTDMKDAANALRWSVAEMERRYKLMAKMGVRNLSGFNAKVKEAQDAGTPLTDPLYKRESIHDEAPLLTKLPTIVVVVDEFADMMMIVGKKVEELIARIAQKARAAGIHLILATQRPSVDVITGLIKANIPTRMAFQVSSKIDSRTIIDQGGAEQLLGHGDMLYMPPGTSLPIRVHGAFVSDDEVHRVVEAWKLRGAPEYNDDILAGVEEAGSGFENGGGGGDDDAETDALYDEAVQFVLESRRASISAVQRKLKIGYNRAARMIEAMEMAGVVTSMNTNGSREVLAPGPVRD; from the coding sequence TTGAAGAAATCCACCGCAGCACCTAAACCAGCCGTCGTTCCGCTCTGGCGCCAGCATTTGCACTACCGGCTCAAGGAAGGTGCATTGATCGCCATCGGCGGCCTGTGCCTGTTCCTGATGATGGCCTTGTTGACTTACGGCAAGGACGATCCGGGCTGGAGCCATAACAGCAAGATCGACGATGTTCAGAACTTTGGCGGACCGGTCGGCTCCTACAGTGCCGACATCCTGTTCATGGTGCTGGGTTACTTCGCCTACATTTTCCCGCTGTTGCTGGCGGTCAAGACCTACCAGATCTTCCGTCAACGCCACGAGCCGTGGCAGTGGAGCGGCTGGCTGTTTTCCTGGCGCCTGATCGGCCTGGTGTTCCTGGTGCTGTCGGGCGCGGCCCTGGCTCACATCCATTTCCATGCACCGACCGGTCTGCCGGCCGGCGCGGGCGGCGCGTTGGGCGAAAGCCTTGGCGACCTGGCCCGCAATGCGCTGAATATCCAGGGCAGCACCTTGCTGTTCATCGCGTTGTTCCTGTTCGGCCTGACGGTGTTCACCGACCTGTCGTGGTTCAAGGTGATGGACGTTACCGGCAAGATCACCCTCGACCTGTTCGAAGTGTTCCAGGGCGCGGCCAACCGCTGGTGGGCCGCCCGTGTCGAGCGCAAGCAGCTGGTTGCGCAGTTGCGTGAAGTCGATGATCGCGTGCATGAGGTGGTCGCACCGACCGTTACCGACAAGCGCGAGCAAGCCAAGGTCAAGGAACGCCTGATCGAGCGTGAGCAAGCCCTGAGCAAACACATGTCGGACCGCGAGAAGCAGGTCCCGCCGGTGATTGCCCCCGCGCCGCCGAAACCCGCCGCGCCAAGCCAGCGCGTGGAAAAAGAGAAACAGGCGCCGCTGTTCGTCGACAGCGCCGTCGAAGGCACCTTGCCGCCGATCTCGATTCTCGATCCTGCAGAAAAGAAACAACTCAATTATTCCCCGGAGTCGCTGGCGGCCGTTGGCCACTTGCTGGAAATCAAGCTCAAGGAATTCGGCGTCGAAGTCTCGGTGGATTCGATCCACCCGGGCCCGGTGATTACCCGTTACGAAATCCAGCCTGCCGCCGGGGTCAAGGTCAGCCGCATCGCCAACCTGGCGAAAGACCTGGCGCGTTCCCTGGCCGTGACCAGCGTGCGGGTGGTGGAAGTGATTCCGGGCAAGACCACCGTCGGTATCGAGATTCCCAACGAAGACCGGCAGATCGTGCGCTTCTCCGAAGTGCTGTCGACGCCTGAGTACGACAACTTCAAATCCCCGGTCACCCTGGCCCTGGGTCATGACATCGGCGGCAAGCCGGTCATCACCGACCTCGCCAAAATGCCGCACTTGCTGGTGGCCGGTACGACCGGTTCCGGTAAGTCGGTGGGTGTGAACGCGATGATTCTGTCGATCCTGTTCAAGTCTGGCCCGGAAGACGCCAAGCTGATCATGATCGACCCGAAAATGCTTGAACTGTCGATCTACGAAGGCATTCCGCACCTGTTGTGCCCGGTTGTGACCGACATGAAAGACGCGGCCAACGCCCTGCGCTGGAGCGTGGCGGAGATGGAGCGTCGCTACAAACTGATGGCGAAGATGGGCGTACGAAACCTGTCCGGCTTCAACGCCAAGGTCAAGGAAGCCCAGGACGCCGGAACGCCGCTGACCGATCCGCTGTACAAGCGCGAAAGCATTCACGACGAAGCGCCGCTGCTGACCAAGCTGCCGACCATTGTCGTGGTGGTCGACGAATTCGCCGACATGATGATGATCGTCGGCAAGAAGGTTGAAGAGCTGATCGCCCGTATCGCCCAGAAGGCCCGTGCCGCCGGTATCCACTTGATCCTCGCGACCCAGCGTCCGTCGGTTGACGTGATCACCGGTCTGATCAAGGCGAACATCCCGACGCGCATGGCGTTCCAGGTGTCGAGCAAGATCGACTCGCGGACCATCATCGACCAGGGTGGTGCCGAGCAGCTGCTGGGCCACGGTGACATGCTCTACATGCCGCCGGGCACCAGCCTGCCGATTCGTGTGCATGGCGCGTTCGTGTCCGATGACGAGGTTCACCGGGTGGTGGAAGCCTGGAAACTGCGCGGTGCGCCGGAATACAACGACGACATCCTCGCCGGTGTTGAAGAGGCCGGTAGCGGCTTTGAGAATGGCGGTGGCGGCGGTGATGACGATGCTGAAACCGATGCGCTGTACGACGAAGCGGTGCAGTTCGTACTGGAAAGCCGTCGCGCGTCCATCTCTGCGGTTCAGCGCAAGCTGAAAATCGGCTACAACCGCGCCGCACGCATGATCGAAGCCATGGAAATGGCCGGGGTCGTGACGTCCATGAACACCAACGGTTCGCGTGAAGTCCTGGCGCCTGGCCCGGTGCGCGACTGA
- the clpA gene encoding ATP-dependent Clp protease ATP-binding subunit ClpA, with protein MLNRELEVTLNLAFKEARSKRHEFMTVEHLLLALLDNEAAATVLRACGANLDKLKHDLQEFIDSTTPLIPIHDEDRETQPTLGFQRVLQRAVFHVQSSGKREVTGANVLVAIFSEQESQAVFLLKQQSVARIDVVNYIAHGISKVPGHGDHSEGEQDMQDDEGGESSSSGNPLDAYASNLNELARQGRIDPLVGRELEVERVAQILARRRKNNPLLVGEAGVGKTAIAEGLAKRIVDNQVPDLLANSVVYSLDLGALLAGTKYRGDFEKRFKALLNELKKRPQAILFIDEIHTIIGAGAASGGVMDASNLLKPLLSSGDIRCIGSTTFQEFRGIFEKDRALARRFQKVDVSEPSVEDTIGILRGLKGRFELHHNIEYSDEALRAAAELASRYINDRHMPDKAIDVIDEAGAYQRLQPIEKRVKRIEVPQVEDIVAKIARIPPKHVTSSDKELLRNLERDLKLTVFGQDAAIDSLSTAIKLSRAGLKSPDKPVGSFLFAGPTGVGKTEAARQLAKALGIELVRFDMSEYMERHTVSRLIGAPPGYVGFDQGGLLTEAITKQPHCVLLLDEIEKAHPEVFNLLLQVMDHGTLTDNNGRKADFRNVIVIMTTNAGAETAARASIGFTHQDHSSDAMEVIKKSFTPEFRNRLDTIIQFGRLSHEVIKSVVDKFLTELQAQLEDKRVQLEVTDAARSWLAAGGYDSAMGARPMARLIQDKIKRPLAEEILFGELADHGGVVHIDLKDGELTFEFETTAEMA; from the coding sequence ATGTTAAACCGCGAGCTCGAAGTCACCCTCAATCTTGCCTTCAAGGAGGCCCGTTCGAAGCGTCATGAATTCATGACCGTCGAACATCTTCTGCTGGCCTTATTGGACAATGAGGCTGCCGCCACCGTTTTGCGTGCCTGCGGCGCCAACCTCGACAAACTCAAGCATGATCTGCAGGAGTTCATCGACTCCACCACGCCGTTGATCCCTATTCATGATGAGGATCGCGAGACCCAACCTACCCTGGGCTTCCAGCGTGTTCTGCAGCGTGCTGTTTTCCACGTACAGAGCTCGGGCAAACGCGAAGTGACTGGCGCAAACGTGCTGGTTGCGATCTTCAGTGAGCAAGAAAGTCAGGCAGTGTTCCTGCTGAAACAGCAGAGCGTTGCACGCATTGATGTCGTCAACTACATCGCACACGGCATTTCCAAAGTGCCGGGGCATGGCGATCACTCTGAAGGTGAGCAAGATATGCAGGACGACGAGGGCGGTGAGTCTTCTTCTTCAGGCAATCCTCTGGATGCTTATGCCAGTAACCTCAACGAACTCGCGCGCCAGGGTCGTATCGATCCGTTGGTAGGCCGTGAGCTCGAAGTCGAGCGTGTCGCGCAGATCCTCGCGCGTCGACGCAAAAACAACCCGCTGCTGGTGGGCGAGGCGGGCGTGGGTAAAACCGCGATTGCCGAAGGCCTGGCCAAGCGTATTGTCGACAACCAGGTGCCGGACCTGCTGGCCAACAGCGTGGTGTATTCCCTCGACTTGGGCGCCTTGCTGGCCGGGACCAAATACCGCGGCGATTTCGAGAAACGCTTCAAGGCGTTGCTCAATGAGCTGAAAAAACGTCCGCAGGCGATCCTGTTCATCGACGAAATCCACACCATCATCGGTGCGGGTGCCGCGTCCGGTGGCGTCATGGATGCCTCGAACCTGCTCAAGCCGCTGCTGTCGTCCGGTGACATCCGTTGCATCGGTTCGACCACCTTCCAGGAATTCCGCGGCATCTTCGAGAAGGACCGTGCCCTGGCACGACGCTTCCAGAAAGTCGATGTGTCGGAACCGTCGGTGGAAGACACCATCGGCATCCTGCGCGGCCTGAAAGGGCGTTTCGAGCTCCATCACAATATCGAATACAGTGATGAAGCCCTGCGCGCCGCTGCCGAACTTGCCTCGCGTTACATCAATGACCGGCACATGCCGGACAAGGCCATCGACGTGATCGACGAGGCGGGCGCCTACCAGCGTCTGCAGCCGATCGAGAAACGCGTGAAACGCATCGAAGTGCCTCAGGTCGAGGACATCGTCGCGAAAATCGCGCGGATTCCGCCAAAACACGTCACCAGCTCCGACAAAGAGCTGCTGCGTAACCTTGAGCGTGACCTGAAGCTGACGGTGTTTGGTCAGGATGCCGCAATCGACTCGCTGTCGACTGCGATCAAACTGTCCCGTGCCGGCCTCAAGTCGCCTGACAAGCCTGTCGGTTCGTTCCTGTTCGCAGGCCCGACCGGTGTCGGTAAAACCGAAGCGGCGCGTCAGTTGGCCAAGGCGTTGGGTATCGAGCTGGTTCGTTTTGACATGTCCGAGTACATGGAGCGCCACACCGTATCGCGTCTGATCGGTGCGCCTCCTGGCTACGTGGGGTTTGATCAGGGCGGTCTGCTGACCGAAGCTATCACCAAGCAGCCTCACTGCGTGCTGTTGCTCGATGAAATCGAGAAGGCGCATCCGGAAGTCTTCAACTTGCTGTTGCAGGTCATGGACCACGGTACGCTGACCGATAACAACGGGCGCAAGGCGGACTTCCGTAACGTGATCGTCATCATGACGACCAACGCCGGTGCCGAAACCGCCGCGCGTGCTTCGATCGGTTTCACCCATCAGGACCACTCGTCCGATGCGATGGAAGTGATCAAGAAGAGCTTCACGCCGGAGTTCCGCAACCGTCTGGACACCATTATCCAGTTTGGTCGCCTCAGTCATGAGGTCATCAAAAGCGTGGTGGACAAGTTCCTTACCGAGCTTCAGGCGCAGCTGGAAGACAAGCGCGTGCAGCTGGAAGTGACCGACGCGGCGCGCAGCTGGCTGGCGGCAGGTGGTTACGACTCGGCAATGGGCGCTCGGCCGATGGCGCGTTTGATCCAGGACAAGATCAAGCGTCCGCTGGCGGAAGAGATTCTCTTTGGCGAGCTGGCTGACCATGGTGGCGTGGTGCATATCGACCTGAAGGACGGCGAGCTGACCTTCGAGTTTGAAACCACGGCTGAAATGGCCTGA
- the infA gene encoding translation initiation factor IF-1, which translates to MSKEDSFEMEGTVVDTLPNTMFRVELENGHVVTAHISGKMRKNYIRILTGDKVRVELTPYDLSKGRITYRAR; encoded by the coding sequence ATGTCGAAAGAAGACAGCTTCGAAATGGAAGGCACTGTCGTCGACACCCTGCCCAACACCATGTTTCGCGTGGAGTTGGAAAATGGGCACGTCGTAACCGCGCATATCTCCGGCAAGATGCGCAAGAACTACATTCGTATTCTTACCGGTGACAAAGTGCGCGTCGAGCTGACGCCCTATGACTTGAGCAAAGGGCGCATCACTTACCGCGCTCGCTAA
- a CDS encoding arginyltransferase has protein sequence MTELARLKFYATQPHSCSYLPEEQATTLFLDPSQPMDVHVYADLSEMGFRRSGDHLYRPHCQNCNACVPARIPVAQFSPNRQQKRIFKRNADVQVRPTKPKFSEEYFDLYQRYIEQRHADGDMYPPSRDQFSTFLVRDLPFSRFYEFRLEGQLLAVAVTDLLPNGLSAVYTFYEPSEERRSLGRYAILWQIAEAQRLGLEAVYLGYWIKNCKKMSYKTQYRPIELLINQRWVILN, from the coding sequence ATGACCGAGTTGGCGCGTTTGAAGTTTTATGCCACTCAGCCCCACTCTTGCAGTTATCTGCCCGAGGAGCAGGCCACAACGCTGTTCCTCGACCCTAGCCAGCCCATGGATGTGCATGTCTATGCAGACCTGTCTGAAATGGGTTTTCGTCGCAGCGGCGATCATCTTTATCGGCCACATTGCCAGAATTGCAATGCGTGCGTGCCTGCGCGCATTCCGGTAGCGCAATTTTCGCCGAATCGTCAGCAGAAACGCATTTTCAAGCGCAATGCCGACGTGCAGGTGCGCCCAACCAAGCCGAAGTTCAGCGAAGAGTACTTCGACCTGTATCAGCGCTACATCGAACAGCGCCATGCCGATGGCGACATGTACCCGCCGAGTCGTGACCAGTTCTCGACCTTCCTGGTGCGTGACCTGCCATTTTCGCGTTTCTACGAATTTCGCCTGGAGGGCCAGTTGCTGGCGGTGGCTGTCACTGACTTGCTGCCGAACGGTCTGTCGGCGGTCTACACCTTCTACGAACCCTCTGAAGAACGCCGCAGCCTGGGGCGCTATGCGATTCTCTGGCAAATCGCCGAGGCCCAGCGTCTGGGGCTTGAAGCGGTCTACCTCGGATACTGGATCAAGAACTGCAAAAAAATGAGCTACAAGACCCAATATCGCCCAATCGAACTGTTGATTAATCAGCGCTGGGTCATCCTGAACTAG
- the trxB gene encoding thioredoxin-disulfide reductase, whose amino-acid sequence MSESKHCRLIILGSGPAGYSAAVYAARANLKPVVITGIQAGGQLTTTVEVDNWPGDVEGLTGPVLMERMQKHAERFDTEIVYDHIHTAKLQQRPFELIGDGGTYTCDALIIATGASAQYLGLPSEEAFAGRGVSACATCDGFFYRNQVVAVVGGGNTAVEEALYLSNIAKEVHLIHRRDKLRSEKILQDKLFEKAANGNIRLHWNQNLDEVLGDASGVTGARLRESHSGETSELSVAGVFIAIGHKPNTGLFEGQLKMRDGYLLIRGGSEGDATATEIPGVFAAGDVADHVYRQAVTSAGAGCMAALDAEKYLDDIPAV is encoded by the coding sequence ATGAGCGAATCCAAGCATTGCCGCCTGATCATTCTGGGTTCCGGCCCTGCCGGTTACAGTGCAGCGGTTTATGCCGCCCGCGCCAACCTCAAACCTGTGGTCATTACCGGCATACAGGCAGGTGGCCAGCTCACCACCACCGTCGAAGTCGACAACTGGCCCGGTGACGTCGAAGGCCTGACCGGCCCGGTACTGATGGAACGCATGCAAAAACACGCCGAGCGCTTTGACACAGAGATCGTTTACGACCACATCCACACAGCCAAGTTGCAACAGCGCCCGTTCGAACTTATCGGCGACGGCGGCACTTATACGTGCGACGCACTGATTATTGCCACCGGCGCTTCGGCGCAGTACTTGGGCCTGCCCTCGGAAGAGGCCTTCGCCGGCAGAGGGGTTTCAGCCTGTGCAACGTGCGACGGCTTCTTCTACCGCAATCAGGTGGTCGCCGTAGTCGGTGGCGGCAATACCGCTGTTGAAGAAGCGTTGTATTTGTCCAACATCGCCAAGGAAGTCCACTTGATCCACCGACGCGACAAGTTGCGCTCGGAGAAAATCCTTCAGGACAAACTCTTCGAAAAAGCCGCCAACGGTAATATCCGTTTGCACTGGAACCAGAATCTCGATGAAGTGCTGGGCGACGCCAGCGGCGTAACCGGCGCCCGCCTGCGCGAAAGCCACAGCGGCGAAACCAGCGAGCTGTCGGTGGCCGGCGTGTTCATCGCCATTGGCCACAAGCCCAATACCGGACTGTTCGAAGGCCAGCTGAAAATGCGTGACGGTTATCTGCTGATCAGAGGCGGCAGCGAAGGCGATGCCACCGCCACTGAGATCCCCGGCGTGTTCGCCGCCGGTGATGTGGCCGACCACGTTTATCGCCAGGCCGTCACTTCCGCCGGCGCCGGCTGCATGGCCGCACTCGACGCCGAGAAATACCTCGACGACATTCCGGCCGTTTGA